The DNA window AAGGGTGCAGGCATCCGGACCTCGCGCGGCCCGCGATGGAGGCGTGCGGCGTGGATGTCTTCGAGACCGCGCGCAGAAACGGCTTCCGAGTCGACGTGGTCAAAACCCGCCGGGACCGGCAGGACTACTTCGCCCTGGTGCTGGTGGACTGAACGGCGCCGTCCCTTCGCGTTGCGCGCGGCAACGGCGTGGTGCGGCGTTGAAAAGGAGGGGCGTCGGGGGTGTGTGCCGCGGGGGGGGGCGGAAAGGGCAACGACGCCGGCGACCTGATGCGGCGGGTCGCGGGGCTCCGCCGGGAGCTCTCCTGCCTGGATCCCGCCTCGCTCGCCGCGCGGGCGGGGGGGCGGTGGCGCGCGGCGGGCCCGGGCGCGGGTGAGATCCTGCTCGCCGTCTGGAGAAAGGAGGTTTCGGTCTCCATCCCCGGCTTCGTCGCCCGGGATCCGTCGACCGGGAGGGAGTGCGATCCGGGGACGCAGGCGCTCCTGGCCTACCATCTCCGTCTCACCGACGGCTCGCCGGCGGAGGGGCGATGGGTCTCGTTCTCGGAGCTCCCCGACGGCGCGTTCTACTCCAGGGCCTTCCAGGGCTACACGGGCGACGCGATCATCCGCGCCTTCGGCCGCGACCTGCCCCTGCTCGGGCGCGCCGCGGAGAAACTCGGCGGCGCACGCGAACAGGAGGGAGACCTCTCCTACTCGTACCGCCCGCTCCCGCGGATCCCGATCCTGCTCGTCTGCTGGCGCGGCGACGAGGAGTTCCCCCCGTTCGCGAAACTCCTTTTCGACGCCTCCGCGCCGCGCCATCTCCCGACCGACGTCTGCGCCGTCCTCGGCGGCACGCTGGCGCGGCGGCTCGCCAGGATGCGGGGGGATTTCGATGGAACCGGCGGCGCGGGATAGGATAGAATGCGTACGCGGCTTCTCCGTTACGGGAGGTGGTCGATGAGACGGATCGGCGTGATCGCCGCGGCGCTGCTCGCACTCCCCGCGGCGGGGCGGGCGAGGACGGTGAATATAGAGTACATCCTCGACTCCTCCGGGAGCATGCACGGACTCGTCGGCGGGGAGACGAAGCTCGACATCGCCAGGAGAACGCTCCTGGATCTCCTAGGGCGGCTTCCCCGCGACGCCGCGGAGGTCGAGCTGAACGTGGGGCTCCGCGTCTACGGGCACCGGACCGGCGACCGGGAGGATCCCGCCGTCGGCTGCAAAGACACCGCGCTCGAGGTTCCCCTCAACGGCGTCGACGAGGCGGCGATCAGATCCAGGGTCGAGGGGCTGCGGGCGCGCGGGAGGACGCCGATCGAGTACGCGCTCCGGGAGGCGGCGAACGACTTTCCCGCGGGACCGGGGCACGACAACATCGTGATTCTGATCAGCGACGGCAAGGAGACGTGCGGCGGCGACCCGTGCGCGGCGGCGAAAGCGCTCCGCGAGGCGGGGGTGGGGCTGCGGATCCACGTGGTCGGCTTCGACATCAAACCGGAGGAGCGGGCGGAGCTGGAGTGCATCGCCAGGGAGGGCGGGGGGGGCTATTTCCCCGCAGACTCCGCGGCGGGGCTCGCAGAGGCCCTCACGAAGGCGCAGTCGCGGGCGCTGAGAGAGGAATCCGAATCGGTCACCGTTAGGGTCGCCTCCGCCGGGACGCTCCGTTTCGATCCCGCCGATTGGGTGGCGCGGGATCCGTATACGGTGAAGATCGTCTCCGCGGCGGACGGGCGCGAGGTAGCCGCCCGGAAGGGGACCCTCGCGGATATTTCGCTACCCCCCGGCGCGTACCGCGTCGTCTGGCGCCAGACCGAGCACGGGACGAACGACATCGACCTCGGCGGGGAGGTGGCGGTCAAGGCGGGGGAGACCGCCGTGGTCCGGCTCAACACCGGCATCCGCCTTGTTCCCGCGCGTTGGATCGCGTCCCCCCCGTGCCAGTGGACGCTCAAGGATCCCGCGAGCGGGAAGACGATTGTCCGGGTCCGCGGGACGTGGGACGCCGTCCCCGCACCCGTCGGGGTCTACTCGCTCTGGTACCGGCAGTGGGAACACGGCTCCAGCGAGATGTGCCTGGCGAGATCGGTGACGATCGCCGACGGGAAATGCCTTGAGGTGGACGTGAACACGGGGCTCGGCATCGTCCCGCCGCAGGAGGGCGCCCCGGCGCCGTACCGGTGGGTGCTCATTGCGAAGGGGACAGGGAAGGAGGTCGTCACCGTGAACGGGGAGTGGGGCCCCGTGCCGGTGCCGCCGGGGGTCTACATCCTCAAGATGCGCCAGACCGAGCACGGGCACTCCCTCTCGGAGGTGGTTTCGGACCTCGTGATCGGGGACGGGCAGGTCGTGGAGCTGCGGCTGTAGAGGCAGGCGCGGAGGAGGAGGCGCGTTCGATGAAGGAAGCTGACTACGACCGGGAACTCGCGAGGCTGATCGACCACACCCTCCTGAAGACGGACGCGAAAAAGGCCGATTTCGACCGCGCCTGCGCGGAGGCGAAAAAGTACCATTTCCGTTCGGTCTGCGTCTTCTCGGGGGACGTGGAGTACGTGGCGGGCAAGCTCCGCGGCTCCGATGTGATCCCGATCGCGGTGGTGGGCTTCCCGCACGGCCAGATGACGCCGGTCGCCAAGGCGTTCGAGGCGCACGACGCCATCGTCCGGCGGGGGGCGCAGGAGATCGACATGGTCATCAACGTCAGCGCCCTCAAGAGCAAGCACTACATCATGGTCCTCGATGATATCCAGCAGGTGGTGAAGGCGTGCGAGGGGAAGCCGGTGAAGGTGATCATCGAGACGGGGCTCCTCAGCACCTACGAGAAGGTCTGCGCCTGCTGCCTCGCCAAGACCGCCGGCGCGCGTTTCATCAAGACCTCGACCGGGAAGGAGGAGGGGGGGGCGACGGTCGAGGACGTGAAGCTGATGCGCGAGGTCGTGGGCGACGAGGTGCTGATCAAGGCGAGCGGGGGGATCAAGACGGCCGAGTTCGCCTACGCGCTCATCGCGGCCGGCGCGAACCGCATCGGGACGAGCCAGTCGGTCGCGATCGTGACGGGGAAGACGGCGAGAGGGGCGTACTGAAGCGGTTTCCTGTTTCCGGGTGCCGGTTCCCCGGGATGGCGCGGAAGGGCGCCCTGCGACCGGCCAGGTTTTCGTTTTTCGGGGATACGCGTGCGGTGCGCGGCGAGAGATACAGGGGGAGCCGGATGAACACGAAGGGAATCTGCGTCGGTCTGATCGCGGGGATCCTGTGGATGTCGGGCGCGTTCGCACAGGGGGAGGCGCCCGTTGCGACGCCGACCGTTCGGGCGAAGGGGACGGTCGGCGGGCCGTGCGAATACGTCGACTACCCGGGTACGGCGACCGTCACCCGGATGACGAGCACCGATCAGTCGAGACGGCAGGCCCTCACGCCCGGCGGCGCCGGCTACCCGGGCGTCGAAATCTGGTTTTCCTTCAAGACCGACGCCAGGATCTCCCAGGACTGGGCGCGCAAGGTCGTCGACCGCGAGCATCTGTTCCGCCTCGCCAACTCCTGGTACCCGGGGGAGCGGTACATCGACAAGTACGGGATCAAGGTGGGCAACATCTACCCGTGCACGCTGAGGATCATCACGCGCGGCACCTGCACCCCCGCCATCTTCAAGTTCCCCGGCGACAAGGACCGGGACTACTTCGAGTCGAGGCAGGAGGAGTAGCCCGCCGGAGGGGGCGCACCGTGCTCCTGGAACTCCACTGCCACTCCTCGAGATACTCCGCCTGCAGCACCCTCTCCCCACTGGAGCTCGTCCGCGCCGCGCGGGCGAAGGCCCTCCAGGGGATCGTCTTCACCGAGCACCACCGCCTATGGAGCGACGAGGAGCTCCGGGCGCTTCGCGTCGAGGCGGAGGTGGAGAATCAGTTCGCCATCCTCTCCGGCCAGGAGGTCTCCACCGACGGGGGGCACGTGCTCGTCTACGGCGCGGGCGAGTCGATCGCCCCGGGCGCGACGCTGGCGCAGCTGCGGAAACGGTTCCCCCGCGCGGCCCTCGTTCTGGCGCACCCGTACCGGGGCGGCGGGGCCGTCCGATCCGCGGAACTCTGCAACCCGGCGTTCGACGCGATCGAGATCTTCAGCGGCAACCAGACGGTGCGGGAGAACTGCCGCGGGCTGATGGACTGGCACCGGCACAAGTTCACCGCCGTCTCCGGCACCGACAGCCATTCCAGCGCCTTCCTGGCGGTCTACCCAGCCCAGTTCGACCACCCGGTGCGGAGCATCGAGGAACTTGCGGGGGAGATTCGAGCGGGGCGCTGCAGGCCGTTCTTCAAGGAGGTGCCGAAATCCGGCGCGAGCCTGGAGCTCGTCGAGATCACCATCGGGACCAAGGGGGAGGACGAGGCGCGCCCGCGCCTGATCTTCAGGCGCTACGACCGGAGGACGAAGTGGGAGAAGGCGTCGCGGGCGTTCGAAATCGTCGAGGCGATATACCGTCGGGGGTTCGACGCGGGCCCGTTCCGCGTTCCCGCGCCGATTGACCGCGAACCGGAAACCCGGACGATCATCGAGGAAGGGCTCCGCGGGAGGTCCCTCTACGACCGGCTCAAGCGCGGCGCGCCGCCGGGTGGGGGCGCCCACCTCGATCTGGCGGCGCGGTGGCTCGCCCGGTTGCATTCCCTCCGGCTCCGCGTGACGCCTCCGGACGAGTTTCTCCCGAACGAGAGGCGCCGCCTCGCCCGCTACGTGACAAGCTTCTCGAGGATCGGGCACCCGGGCGCCGAAACGGCAAAGGCGATCGCCTCGGAGGTGCTCGCCTGCGAGGCGCGCATCGTCGCCGAGGCCCCGGAGGCGCTCGTGCAGTGCCACGGCGACTACCACCCGAAGAACATCCTCATCGGCCGGGACCGGGCGGATGACGAGGCGACGCGTTTCGCCTCCGCGATCGACTTCGAGAGTTCGTACGTCGCCCCCCCCGCCTTCGACGTCGGGTGCTTTCTCGCGCAGTACGAGAACCAGTGCGCCGCGCTCCCGGGGGTGCTCGCGGAATTCCCGGCGGGGCGGTTCCTCGCGCGGTACCGCCGGCATGCCGGCGGCCTGCCGCGGGAATTCTCCGCCCACGTCCGCGTCTTCCAGGCGCGCGCGAATTTGAGCATCGCCTCCTACCTGATCGCCGTGGGGAAGGGCGACAGCGCCGATCTGGAGCGGACGATGCGCCACGCGGAGACGGCGCTCGGCCGTTCGTGCGGGCGGGGCGGTCGACGGGCGCGTGCCGTAACTCCCGCCGGCCCCATCGGCCGCGGAGGAGGAGGCGGATGAAGGTGATCTGTATCTCCGAGCGCGCGCGGTTCGAGGGGGAGTTGAACGACAGCCCCGCGGCGAGGGCGATCGCCGCGGCGCTGCCGCTTGAATCGGAAACGAACCGCTGGGGGGACGAGATCTATTTCGACATCGGGATCGCGTGCCCTCGGGGCGGAGAAACGATGGAGTTGGGGGTCGGCGATATCGCCTACTGGCCGCAGGGACGCTGCCTCTGCGTCTTCTTCGGTCCCACCCCCGCGAGCCGCGGTCCCGCGCCGGTCCCGGCGAGTCCGGTGGCGGTGGTGGGGAGGACCGGGGCGCCCCCGGAGGTCCTCCGGTCGATCGGTGACGGCGAGAGGATCAGGGTATCGGCGGGTTGACGGCGGGGGCGCGGCGTTCGATCGAACGCGCCCCCGGCGGGCGGGGTATTCGCGGAATCCGCGGCGAGCGGCGGAGGCGGTCTGCGACGGCGCTCGACCGGATGCATCCGGCTCGAGCTACCTCGTCAGGAGCGCGTTCTTTTTATCCTCGAGGTTGAAGCCGCACCAGGGGGAGGGGCAGAAGCCCTTCTCCTGCTGCGAGACGCAGTTGAAATCCTCGAGCGAATCGAGCCCCGTCGCGATGAGGCCGCAGTAGACCCGCGCCCAGAAGTTCGCCCGCGTCTCCGCGTGGTACTTCGACCAGTCGGTGCCCCAGTCGAGCGGCTGCTCGTAGTGCGAGCGGATGAGCCCGCCGATGTGCTTCGGGTGCCAGCCGATGCTCATCAAGGTCCGGCAGACCGTCTGGATGCTCGTCGGCGTCACGAGCCCCCAGGAGGAGTTGCGCACCGCCTGCCCGGCGCAGGGGGGGATGCCGCCGAGGTCGAGGCGCCAGTACGTCTCCGGCCACCGCTCCGCGGGTTCGTGCTCCACGGCGTCGAAATCCCGGTGGAAACGGTAGAGCGGGGAGGCGAGGTAGTCTTCGATGACCCTCCCCCATCCCGCCGCGGCGTCCGGGATCGCAGAGGAGACGGCGCCGGCGTACTCGGCGGCGCGGTCCAGGTCCCTCCTGATCTCGAGGAGCTCCTTCGAGGAGAGCGTTCCCCGGGGCACGGTGGCGTAGACCGGGAGCCGGCGGGCGAGTTCCTGGCCGATGCGCCCGACGTAGACCTTGTGTTTCTGGTGCGTGGAAAACGAGGTCCGGATGTCGCGCATGAAGAGCGGATCGGCGTATTGCGTGATGTCGAGGTTCATCCCCTCGCGCCCGCGCGGCGTCCGCGCCGACGCGACGTCGGAGATCATCACCGGGAGCGGCCCGCGGCCGGCGGAACGCTCGATGACACGGTGGCAGAGGAATTCGGTCAGGCGGCCGATGGCGCTGTAGCCGCGGGCGTCGCGCTCCGGGAGGGGGCGCGTGCGTTTGTTGTCGCCGCCCGGGACGACGGCGTACTTCTCCATCAGGCTCCTCTCCGGCGCCCCGATCGCCTCGAGCCGCGCGTGGACCGGCGAGGAGAACGGGATGCGGGAGACGAAATGGTAGCCGGAGGCGGTCGTGTCGTTCAGGTGCGGGATGCCGTAGCCGTCCAGGAGCTCCTCGATGAGCCGGTAGGTCGGCTCCATCAGCTCGAAGTAGGCGATCTGGTCGCCGTAGAGGCCCGCCCAGGTGTCCAGGTTGAAGTACTCGACGTCCCAGACGGCGAGGGTGGCGTCCCGGTCCCAGACGGAACGGAACAGGTCGAGCCCCTCCTCCATCAGGCCCGGGAGCCCGTCCTCGTCGGCGAGGCGAAGGGGGCGCTGGTAGCCTTGGCGCACGAGGTATTCGCCGAAGCCGACGAGGTACTCGCAGGTAAACGGCCGGCCGCCGCAGAACTCCTCGACGCGGGCGCGGACGGCGTCGCGGAGGTAGTAGTTCCGGATGGCGCGGAACGCCTCTTCGGACATCACATGGCTGAGCATCTGCATCGCGAAGTCAGAACTTGCCGTTCCAATGGTACATGCCGAGGCTGTAGCCGCAGTTGGGCTGCCAGCAGAATCCCTTCTCGAGATGGGAGACGCAGTTGTGGTCGAGCAGCCGGTCCACCCCCGCCGCCATCAGCCCCGAGAAGAGGCGCACATAGAACGAGGAGCGGGAACCGGCGTCGAAATGCGCCCACCGGTCGGGGCCCCAACCGTAGTTCCCCTCCCACTTGGAGCGAACGAGGCCGGCGATGTGCTGCGGGTGCCAGCCGAGGGCGAGGAGGCAGCGGGTGAGGGTCTGGAGGTTGGTCGGCTTGAGCAGGTTGTCGTTCGGGATGCGGAGGGAGTGCTGGACGCATGGCGGCAAGACGCGCATGTCGAAGGCGCGGTAGGTCTTGTCCCAGACGGACCACGGGTCCTGCTTCTCGCTGTCGAACCACTGGTGGAACCGGTGCAGCTTCGAGGCCTTGTACTCCTCGACGACCTTCTTGAAGTTGACCGAGTAGTCGGGGATGAAACAGTAGGTGCTCTTGGCGTACTCCGCGCAGTTGCGGAAGTGGCGCCGCATCGCCATGCACTCGTTGAGCGACAGCTTTCCGCGCGGGATGGCGATCTGGATCGGGGTCCCGTCGGCGATGGCGTCGCCGACCTTGTAGCGCTGGACCTTGTGCTTCTGGTGCGTCGAGAAGGCGCAGCGGATGTCGCGCATATAGATCGGATCGCCGAAGCAGGAGAGGTCGACCGAGATCGCTTCGCGCTCCCCCTCCTTGAGGCGGCCGATGGCGACGTCGGTCAGCATCACCGGGAGCGGGGTCGCGGCCGCCGCGGCCTTGATGACCTCGTGGGCGAGGAACTCCATCACGCGTCCCATCCCGTCGAAGGAGCGCCCGTGGCGGAGCGACACGTGCCGGTGCCGCTTGCTCAGGTTGACCCGGTACTTCCCCTCGAGCGAGTCGATCAGGTTCCCCATCCCCTCGAGCATCAGATCGGTCTTCGTCCCCGACTGTATCTGGAACGAGAAATGATACCCCTGCCCGGTCATGAGGACGAGCGGCTGGATGCCGTAGCGCCCGTAGACGTCGAGGATCGCCCTGTAGACCGGCTCGATCTTCTTGAAGACGCCGACCTGGTCGAGGTAGACCGCGCCGGGGCGGTCGAGGTTGAAATACTCCACGTCGAGCACGCCGAGGGTGTGGACGCGGTCCCACAGGGAGCGGAAGATATCGAGGCCGCTGTCGAGGATGTAGTGGAACCCCTTCTTGGGGGTCGAGACGTACGGCTCGGGGGCGAGGTTGCCGATGAGCGCCTCCCCGTAGCCGACGAGGTACTCCGCGGTGCAGAGCTCCGGCTCCTGGGCGCTCCCCCCGCAGTATTCCGCGATCCGCTCCTGCACCTCCGGATCGCGGTAGTACTCCTGCGCGGTCAACATGGCGTTGCTCCCCTTCGGGATAGATCGGCGTGGTGCGGCGGACGGGACGTTCCGAGCGAGCAGCACGTGTCGCATAGTATCGCCCAAATGCCTTTCGCCTGACCAGCACTTTTTTTGTCCGCCGAGCGGTTCCGGCCCGCCGCGCCGCGCGGCGATATTCGTTGTCGAAATGCCCCGGTCGATCTGCTACCGTTGCAGGGGATGGAGGGGCCGCCATGCCGATCGCCGCCGCCGCGTTCGTCGCGGTCGCCGTCTGGGCCGTTGTCGCGTATAACCGGCTTGTCCGCGACGCCAACCTGGTTCGCGAGGCGTGGAGCGGAATCGACGTGCAGTTCAGGATGCGCTACGACCTCGTGCCCGCGCTCGTGGAGACGGTGAAAGGGTACCGCCTGCACGAGCGCGCGCTCTTCGAGGAGGTCGCCGCGGCGCGCGCCCGCTGCGCCGGCACCGCGTCGATCGCCGACAAGGGCGCCGCGGAGAGCGCCCTCACCCGGGGGATCCGGTCGCTCTTCGCGGTGGCGGAGGCATACCCGGAGCTCAAGGCGAGCCGCAACTTCCTCGACCTCCAGAAAAGCCTGACGGAGGTCGAGGACCGGATACAGCACGCGCGGAGGTATTACAACGGCACCGTGCGCGACTACAACATCCGCGTCGAGTCGTTCCCGGGCATGGCCGTCGCCCGCGCCGCGAGGTTCCGCCGGGCGGACTATTTCGAGCTAGAGCTCGCCACGCAGCGCGATGCGCCGGGGGTCGTCCTGTAAACCTTCCGGGACCTATGGGGTCTGTGGGGCGACGATGAGCGCAGGGAAAACGCCGAGAGCGAGTCTCCGCCTCTTGTGTTTCTCCGCCGCCTCCCTCTTTCTTTTCGCCCCGCTTCCGGCCCGCGGCGCCGACGAGGTCATCCGCTCCTTCCACAGCGACATCGAGGTGCGCAGCGACGGCACGATGGCGGTC is part of the Chlamydiota bacterium genome and encodes:
- a CDS encoding DUF3786 domain-containing protein, producing MCAAGGGGKGNDAGDLMRRVAGLRRELSCLDPASLAARAGGRWRAAGPGAGEILLAVWRKEVSVSIPGFVARDPSTGRECDPGTQALLAYHLRLTDGSPAEGRWVSFSELPDGAFYSRAFQGYTGDAIIRAFGRDLPLLGRAAEKLGGAREQEGDLSYSYRPLPRIPILLVCWRGDEEFPPFAKLLFDASAPRHLPTDVCAVLGGTLARRLARMRGDFDGTGGAG
- a CDS encoding VWA domain-containing protein; this translates as MRRIGVIAAALLALPAAGRARTVNIEYILDSSGSMHGLVGGETKLDIARRTLLDLLGRLPRDAAEVELNVGLRVYGHRTGDREDPAVGCKDTALEVPLNGVDEAAIRSRVEGLRARGRTPIEYALREAANDFPAGPGHDNIVILISDGKETCGGDPCAAAKALREAGVGLRIHVVGFDIKPEERAELECIAREGGGGYFPADSAAGLAEALTKAQSRALREESESVTVRVASAGTLRFDPADWVARDPYTVKIVSAADGREVAARKGTLADISLPPGAYRVVWRQTEHGTNDIDLGGEVAVKAGETAVVRLNTGIRLVPARWIASPPCQWTLKDPASGKTIVRVRGTWDAVPAPVGVYSLWYRQWEHGSSEMCLARSVTIADGKCLEVDVNTGLGIVPPQEGAPAPYRWVLIAKGTGKEVVTVNGEWGPVPVPPGVYILKMRQTEHGHSLSEVVSDLVIGDGQVVELRL
- the deoC gene encoding deoxyribose-phosphate aldolase — translated: MKEADYDRELARLIDHTLLKTDAKKADFDRACAEAKKYHFRSVCVFSGDVEYVAGKLRGSDVIPIAVVGFPHGQMTPVAKAFEAHDAIVRRGAQEIDMVINVSALKSKHYIMVLDDIQQVVKACEGKPVKVIIETGLLSTYEKVCACCLAKTAGARFIKTSTGKEEGGATVEDVKLMREVVGDEVLIKASGGIKTAEFAYALIAAGANRIGTSQSVAIVTGKTARGAY
- a CDS encoding phosphotransferase, encoding MLLELHCHSSRYSACSTLSPLELVRAARAKALQGIVFTEHHRLWSDEELRALRVEAEVENQFAILSGQEVSTDGGHVLVYGAGESIAPGATLAQLRKRFPRAALVLAHPYRGGGAVRSAELCNPAFDAIEIFSGNQTVRENCRGLMDWHRHKFTAVSGTDSHSSAFLAVYPAQFDHPVRSIEELAGEIRAGRCRPFFKEVPKSGASLELVEITIGTKGEDEARPRLIFRRYDRRTKWEKASRAFEIVEAIYRRGFDAGPFRVPAPIDREPETRTIIEEGLRGRSLYDRLKRGAPPGGGAHLDLAARWLARLHSLRLRVTPPDEFLPNERRRLARYVTSFSRIGHPGAETAKAIASEVLACEARIVAEAPEALVQCHGDYHPKNILIGRDRADDEATRFASAIDFESSYVAPPAFDVGCFLAQYENQCAALPGVLAEFPAGRFLARYRRHAGGLPREFSAHVRVFQARANLSIASYLIAVGKGDSADLERTMRHAETALGRSCGRGGRRARAVTPAGPIGRGGGGG
- a CDS encoding LemA family protein translates to MPIAAAAFVAVAVWAVVAYNRLVRDANLVREAWSGIDVQFRMRYDLVPALVETVKGYRLHERALFEEVAAARARCAGTASIADKGAAESALTRGIRSLFAVAEAYPELKASRNFLDLQKSLTEVEDRIQHARRYYNGTVRDYNIRVESFPGMAVARAARFRRADYFELELATQRDAPGVVL